The window TGCCGAACTGAGTGTCGCTGTGGCCCGCACCCTGGAAACCATCGGTTTCTCCCACTTTGTGAAAAACCCCAGGGAGCGCCTCCCAAGCGTGCTCTCCCTGCGCCTCCCAGAAGGCATGAATGACCTTCAGGTGCGCACCGCCCTCCGTGAAAAAGGCATCAGCATCACCGGAGGACTGGATGCCACCCGTGGCCTGATCTGGCGACTTGGCCTGATGGGCGAAGCCGCCCGCACCGAACACTACATGCGCTTCATGCGCACCCTGGACGAGATTCTGGGCCACAGGCACCTGGAAAGCACCCTCGAACAGAACCTCACAGCTGTTCACGCCTGAGACCGAAACCACCAAAAAAGCCCTCCTGGGTCACAGGAGGGCTTTCTGTTTTTACGGCACCTGTTCTCAGGCCATCTGCATTCTGGAAATCAAGGCATCCACAATGCGCTCAGGGCTTCCCTCACGGGTGTCTGCCCAGGAGAGACGGGCTTTCAGTTCAGGCAACTCGGCAAGGTGATGGATCAATTCTTCTTTTTGCTGGTGGTCCAGGATGAACACAAACCGTTCTGCCTCAAGTCGATACACGTGTAGGGTGCGCTGGGACAGGATGCGCACCACCTGCAGCACCAGCAGGTCATTGAAGGCTTGATGGGAGGTTTCCTCAGGAGACATCCTCGACACTTCCAGCAGACCCACATGGTAGGAAGACAGCAGCCGACCATAGGCATCAAGCTGTCGATACAGCTGAAAGCGGTGCGGCAGTCCAGTCAGCCAGTCCCGTCTGGCCTGGCGGTCCAATTCCTCCTGAAAGGCAACCAGTTTGACTGCACGTTCAAATTGATTCAGGAAAGCGTCCAGCAGGGTCTTCTCTGTTTCGTTCAGTGGATTTTCGAGCCTGACCCGATACGAAAGGGGAGAGGGCGGAACACTGATGTATCCTCTGAATTCCACAGGGGAAAGCCAGCCCACAGGCAGCAGGGTCTCCTCGTCCCGTCTGAATTGGCTGCCCGGAAAAAGAGCGGACAGGGCGGCTTCCATGGCAGCAAGCACTTCACGGATGCTGTTGCCTTGCAAGTCAATGCAGGCCTGGGCAAATCGGATGGTGGTCTCAGAGGGATTCTGCATGGCGGGCTCCATTGAAGGGAAAGGGCAATGAACAACCGGGTTCATCAATAAGGCACCTGCAAGCCTGACGTGCAGCTTGCAAAGGTCACCTGGATGCACCCAGTATGACAGGCAGACTCTGACACAATTATGAGCGACGCATCCGTCGGACCATCCATGCAATGAATGCAATGACCACCACCAAAATCAACACATTGAAAATCAGGCTGAGGATGCCCATGAAACTGAAAGGACTGTACCCATACCCCAGGTGTCCAAATCCAAAAAAGGGAATGAAAATGAAGCTCGGGAATCCTGGGGCACGGTATCTGGAGTTGTAAGAGGTTCTGGGGGCCACATACGGCCTGGAGGGGGCCTTATATGGAGTGGAATAACTGGGCTTGGACCTGAGGGACCTGCCAAAGCCTCCCCCAGTGCGTCTGGCTGCAAAAGCATCTGCTAAAAAGCCAAAGAACAGGAGGCCCACCATGAGCCACACAAACGAGCGCTTCATGCTTACTTATAAGCGCTCTGGTTTTCTGCTGTTGCAAGAAATTCTCAAATCTACACGGTCCATCAAGGCCTTTCTCAGATTGCTGATGCATATTACAGAATTCTGAATTCGGCTTTGTAACGCTGCCGTGAGCAAAAAAAGACAGAGGGAATACCTCTGCCTCATTCAACACGAATGGATTTATTTCAGGGCTTCAACCATGCCGACCACTCCGGCCACCTGCAGGCTTGCGCCACCCACCAATGCACCATTGACGTTGGGCTGGCTGCAGATTTCACTGATGTTGTCGGGTTTGACACTGCCCCCGTACTGCACCACGATCTGGTCAGCAAACTGGGGGTACAGTTCCTTCAATACACCACGAATGGCAGCGCACAGTTCCTCTGCATCCTGAGCGGTGGCGGTTTTCCCGGTTCCGATGGCCCACACAGGTTCGTAAGCAATCACGAGGTCATCTGCAGATTTCAGTTCCACACCTGCCAGGCTTCCGCGAAGCTGGTTGAGGGTGTAGCTGACATGCTCGCCTTTTTCGCGCTCGGGCAGTTTCTCACCGACACACACGATGGGCACAATGCCGTTCTTGATGGCCTGAACAGCTTTGGCAGCCACCACTGCATCAGACTCAAAGTGGTACTCGCGGCGCTCACTGTGCCCGATCACCGCATACTGAACACCGAGGTCTTTCAGCATGGCAGCACTGACTTCTCCGGTGTAAGCACCAGACTCATGCTGGGAGATGTCCTGTGCACCCAGGCCCACCTGAGCGTCACCCAGAACACCGCTCAGGCCAGCAAGGCTGACACTCGGGGCCATGATGGCAAGCTTGATGTTCAGGTCACCGAGTTTGTCCAGCAGTTCTTCCGCCCACTGCACGGACTCGGAAGGGGTTTTGTTCATTTTCCAGTTTAAAGCCAGGAAAGTCTGGGGTTTGGTCATGTTGGGTTCCTTTCGTCACAACAGAAGGCAGAAGGCCAAAGGCTGAAGGCAATGTTGCTTTAGCTTGAGCTTGTTGTGCCTTCTGCTTTCTGCTTTCTGCCTTCTGCAAATCTTTTATTTCACTGCTTCAACGCCGGGCAGTTTCTTGCCTTCGAGCAGTTCCAGGCTGGCTCCACCACCGGTGGAGATGTGGCTGATTCTGTCGGCCTGACCGCTCTTGTTGATGGCACTCACGGAGTCGCCACCCCCAACCAGGGTGTAAGCGCCTTGCAGGCCTGCGACGGCAGCAGCAATGGCGTTGGTGCCGTTGGCAAACTTGCTGAATTCGAAAACGCCCATGGGGCCGTTCCAGAATACGGTTTTGGCTCCCTGCAGGGCAGTGGTGAAGGCTTCAATGCTGGCAGGACCGATGTCCATGCCTTCCCACTCGTCGGGGATGTTGAAGACATCGAAGACTTCCACATTGGCGTCGTTGCTGAAGGCGTCACCTGCGAGGGTGTCGGTGGGCAGCACGATCTTGTCGCCGTACGCTTTGAGGAGTTCATTGGCCTTGTCCAGGAAGTCGTCTTCATGGATGGATTTGCCAATTTTGCCGCCCTGTGCCTTCACGAAAGTGTAGGCCATGCCTCCACCGATCAGGATGCGGTCCACTTTGGGCAGCAGGTTTTCGATCACCAGCAGTTTGTCGGAGACTTTGGCTCCACCGATGATCACCACATAGGGGCGTTCGGGCTCTCCCAGCAGGTTGCCGAGGGCGTCCACTTCCTTCTGGAGCAGGAAGCCTGCTGCGGAGGGAATGAGTTCTGCCACGCCAGAGACGCTGCTGTGGGCACGGTGGGCACTGCCGAAGGCGTCCAGCACGAATGCGTCTGCCAGTTTTGCAAATTTGGCGCTGAGTTCAGCGTTGTTTTTCTCTTCGCCTGCAGCAAAACGCACGTTTTCAATGAGGGCCACTTCACCGGGCTGGAGTTGCTGCACGGCAGCAAGGGTTTCATCGCTGTCGGGACTGCCAGCAATGAATTTCACGGGCACACCCAGGTATTTTTCCACCACAGGAGCGATGGGCTCCAGGCTGTACTTGGGATCGGGTCCGTTCTTGGGGCGTCCCAGGTGGCTGGAAAGCACCAGGCTTGCGCCCTGATCGAGCAGGTGCTTCAGGGTGGGGATGGAGGCCTCCACGCGGGTTTCGTCCTGCACCACACCTTCTTTGATCGGCACGTTGTAATCGACGCGCACCAGCACGCGTTTGCCCTGTACGTTTAAATCTTCCAGTTTCATGGTCACTCCTTGAAGTTGAAATGCCCCCCTGGGCTGAGGCAATCCCTCTCATCAAGAAGGATGTCCATCGGACAGGGGGGCAGACAGGATTAAGCTTTGTTCTGGATGAGTTCGACGAGGTCAGCAATGCGGTTGCTGTAGCCCCACTCGTTGTCGTACCAGCTGAAGAACTTCACCAGGTTGCCCATGGCCATGGTCAGACCACCATCGATGATGGCGCTGTGGGGGTCGCCCTGGATGTCGGTCAGCACGATGGGATCTTCGGTGTAGCTGATGATGCCCTTGTGGGAACCTTCGGCAGCAGCCTTGAACACAGCGTTGACTTCGGCAACGGTGACTTCCTTCTTGAGGATGACCACCACGTCACTGATGGAGCCAGTGGGGGTGGGCACGCGAAGGCTGGTGCCGTCGAATTTGCCTTTCAGGTTGGGGTAAACCTGAGAAACAGCCTTGGCAGCTCCGGTGCTGGTGGGGATGATGTTCACGCCGGCAGCACGGGCGCGGCGCAGGTCGCTGTGGGGCAGGTCGAGCACGCGCTGGTCGTTGGTGTAGCTGTGCACGGTGGTCATGATGGCTTTTTCGATGCCGAAGGCTTCGTCGATCAGCTTCATGGGTGCGCCCAGGGAGTTGGTGGTGCAGGAGGCGTTGGAGATGATGTTGTGGTTGGCGGGATCATAATCCTGCTCGTTCACGCCCAGCACGATGGAGATGTCTTCACCTTTGGCAGGAGCGGTGATCAGCACCTTTTTGGCTCCGGCTTCGATGTGCAGACCGGCCTTGTCGCGGCTGGTGAAAATCCCGGTGGACTCGATGACCAGATCCACGCCGAGGTCCTTCCAGGGGAGCTCTGCGGGGTTTCTGACGGCCAGGGCAGCAATTTTCTTGCCGTTGACGGTCAGGGACTCTTCGTCATATTCCACGGTGCCTTTGAAGCGGCCTGCGGTGGAGTCATATTTCAACAGGGTGGCGAGGGTTTTGTTGTCGGTGAGGTCGTTGATGGCAACAACTTCAATGCCGCGTTCGACGAGAATACGGAAGACCAAGCGTCCGATGCGTCCGAAACCGTTAATGCCTACTTTCATGGTCATTTCCTCCGCTGAGTAGTTTAACACCATTCCATCAGGACAAATACCCGACTTGTTTGGATTTTGGTGTCGATGTGACGCTAAATACCAGGATGCTCCTCAATTGGTGTAGAAGCCCTCTCAACAGATTAATCTGCAAGAGGTGATTTTTCTGAGAAAGAGATGGGATTTAGACCGGGTCTAAGTAAAAAATAAAAAACTCACAAGTATGGTACTCAATTCCAGGTCTCCCAATTCATGATTTCTGTCCCTTCAGGCCCTACACTGCTTCCTATGAAAAGAAACCTGATTCAGACCACCTTTGTCTCTGTGCTCATGGCTGGCATGGGCAGTGCACTTGCAGACACAAGCCTCGGTTTTGGAGCCTCCTATCAATTCCTGACGGGGAACAACAATGTGAACAACACCGGGCTTTTTGTCCAGTTTGACCAGAGCGGTCTGCTGGTGGGCAGTCGCCTTGAGGCCGGAATTCAGCAGGGAAACAATCCTGGTTTCAACCTCAAAGCAGCAGTGATGGCCGAACTGCCTGCTGCACTCGGGCTCACCCTGAAATTTGGTGCCGGTCCAGAAGTTCTCAGAGACACCAGAAACAACAGCTGGGCGGTCAGTGGTTACGTGTTTGCCAGCCCGGAGTTTGATCTGGCACTGGGATTGTCTGCTTTTGCAGAACTGTCTTACAGCAAGGTGCTTTATGCTCAGGTGCCCACACCAGATGCGTTTGGGGTCAAGGCAGGGGTGCGTTTCACGTTCTGAGGTTTCATGGCGAAAAAATTGCTTCTGAAAGCCCCTTTAACGCTGGAGTGGGAGGACCATCCCGTTCCAGCGTTAAAGCAAGACCATGTGGTCCTCAGGACCCTGAAAACGGCAGTCAGTGTCTCATCCACCCTGTCTGAATACCTTGGAAACATCCCGGTTTCCTATCCCAGAGCTGCAGGTTATGAAAGTCTGGCCCTGGTAGAGGAGACCTCCGACCCGGAAGCCTTTCCAGTGGGCATGCGGGTGGTGGCAACATATGGTCACACTGACCATCTGGTTTTGCCGGTCCATCGACTTGTTCCGGTCCCGGAACCCATCTGTGATGAAGTGGCCCTGCTATCCATCCTGGTCTGCGATGCTTTTAAAGGGGTGTACCGTGTCCGGCCACGCAGTCAGGATCGGGTTCTGGTGATGGGAGCAGGGGTGATGGGAATCTTGACGGCATGGAACCTGCTTGCACTCGGTATGCAGGTGGACATCCATGATCCATTGCATGATCGCCTGGAGCTTGCGCGACACATGGGAGCCAGACCTGTTGATCCCACCAATCAATCGGGTGGGTACACCTGTGGTTTTGAATGCAGTGGAAATCCAGAGGCCTTCTCGATGCTGCAGTCTGCCATGTCATCAGAGGGGAGAATCTGTGTCCTTTCGGATGGGAACTGGGGAAGTTTGCAACTGACCAGGGATTTTCATCAGAGGGAACTGGCAATTCTGGCCGCAAGTGATGGTTTGCGTTACCAGGACCATGCCCGCATTTTTTTCCGGGAAGTGGAAGAACAGCAGTCTCTTCTCAAACGGCTGTATGACCTCGAAGTGTCTTCTGCAGACCTGATTCCAACCTTTGAATGGCTGGCTGTGGGTCCCCGACCCCGGAAGATTCTGGTTCACTGGTGATCCCACAGTGCACTCTGTATTGCCGAAAACAAACGTGAACCTCCAAATGGACGTTTAAAGCAGGAGGAGATCCCTGATGGCCGATCAGGATTCTCCCTTATTTGGGATAAGCGTCTTGCCCTAATGTGACCACAACAGGGCCTCTCAGGGTCTCATAAACCCCTTAAAAACAGTGGCGTCATACGTATGATTTTGTAACAAGTTTGTTCGCTGCAGGACCAGAAATTTCGTGACAAACGTGTGCGTTTTTCTGGCTTCAGCTTGCTCCAGGGGAGGATCAAAGGCTGTAATCCGGCAGGGTTCTTTTTGAATTTGGACATGACCGTGCTCACATCGGAAGAGAAGGGCACCCCCCATACTGAATCTCAACATGAAACCTCATACTTCCCCCTTTAACCCTGTACAACAACAAGAAATGCAACATGGAGATACACTTAGTTCCTCATCCGTGGCCTCTTCCAGTTGCCCCAGAAGTGTGGCCTCCGAAGGCACCCTCCGTTACCTTGCACAGAGACGCACCCAGAAAACCCCAGTCGGTCCTGGCTGCCAGACCCCATCACTGGAAGGTGTGATGAACCCGGATTTCCTGGCGCTTGGCCTCGGTGGAACCAACATGCTTGCCATGCTGTGGGCTGTTGCCATGGGCCGCCGTTCCGTGGGTGTCGAAATGCGAGGAGATCCTTTCCTGGGCGTGCACTGGAACATCCGTGAGGACCTCTACCACCAGCTGGGCCTGATCGACCAGATGATGCTGGAACGTTACGGTGAATCCCGCATTCCCAGAAAAGACGATGGCACCCTGATCAGCCTTGCAGACTGCTTTTACCACCCCAGCACCCGTGCAGGGGACATCGTGGCCGACGAAGTGATCGACGGTTACGACAGAGACCAGCACATTGTCGGAACCATCCACCATGTGGAGTACATCGATGACCGCTGGAAAGACGGGATGCCCAGCCGTGTCATCACCGAACTGCAGCCCCCCATTCCCCCCATGACCCCCGATCCTGCAAAGATTCGCAGTGACATGCAAGAAGTGCTGGATGGCCCCTCCACGTTCCAGGCCTCAGCTGCTTCCATCCAACTGTTGCTTCGCAGATACCTGGAAAAGCTTGAAGAACTTGACCTCAAAATGGGCCTCTTTCCTCGGGTCCGGCTCTTCACCCACCACCGTGTGGTTCAGGCTGCAGGAGACGGATTCATTCCCCAGGCGGATGGTCGCATGCAGGTCCGCATCGAAGAGATCACCGAAATGGACTTCAAAGGCAAAATGGTCCGTCTGCGCACCCCTGGCAGTGAAACCATTGACCTCGGCGTTCCTGAGCTCTTCAGCATTGCCCAGGGATTCCACAGCAGCGATGGTGAGCGTCTGGGATTTGTTCAGCAGGATGTCATGGTGGATCACGGAGATGGACGGGGTCCAGTGGTTGCCCAGGCCGACTTCATTGCAGGACTCATCGAGATTCTGGTGGATGGTCGTCTGCGCCGCCGCATCGCCTCCGAATTCGACAAAGACGGCAATGAATACTGGGTGCGCCAGATTGCCGTGGGGCACGAGAATGATCCTGAAGTGGGCTGGGTGCTGGTTCAGGTCCCCGATTACATGACCTTCTGCCCGATTGAAGCAGGTCTGGTGCCAGAAGGCACCTGTAAAAATTCTCCCGAGTATTTCTCTGCCTACCAGATCCTGCTGTATGACTTTTATATAGAGCAATCTGCCCTGATTCTTGAAGTGGAACCCCATGAACTGAGACGCATCCAGATGGTGTACGGACCCAAACTGTTCAGCCTGATTGAACGCATGGGAGAAGATGCCCGCATTGCCCCCAACGGTGTGATCGCCGGAGATTCCTTTGGAAACGGTCACTTCCTGACCAGTGCAGGGGCCATGACCGGCATGATCGGCCACTCCTACCGCTTTCTGGAGTACTGGCAGCGCAGAGCAGAAGGCAAGTGTGTGGAATCCTCCATCCGCCTGCTCGCAGACCGCATCAAGAGTGACACCGAAGCCTGGCTCGGCGTGAGTGCCAAAGAGTTCAGTGAAGCCATCCCAATCAACTTCGGGGCAGAGCGTGGTGCACAGATCGCCGCTGCCAGTGGGATTGATCCACACAAACACGCCCACAGCATTGCTGCAGGCCGCAGACAGCGTCACTCCCTGCTTCCCCTTGATCCCTCCGACTGGAGAAGGCTGTTCCTGCGCAATGGACGGGTGGTGTCTGCCAGTTTGCCCCCCCTCAGCCCGGAACACCCTGCATTGAGGGAATGGGAGAAGGCCATGAACATGGACCCCATGATGTCTTCCATGCTGGAACCTGCGCTGGGCGACTGATGCTTTCCTTTTAACCCCTGATTTCAAGACCAGAGCCATCTCAAACTTGAGGCCCGGTGCCAGACGCCAGGCCTCAGGGAACCCGTGTGCCTTCACACACAAACCCTACAGGACGGTATTTGTGCACCTGACATTGATGTTTCTTCAAATTGCCATCATCCTGCTGCTCTCCAGACTGGTGGGCCTCCTCATGAAACGCATGGGCCAGCCCCAGGTGATCGGCGAAATTCTCACAGGCATTGCCCTCGGTCCTTCACTCCTTGGTTTGTTCTTTCCCCAGGTTCAGCACGCCCTTTTTCCAAAAGAAAGTGTGGACCTGCTGAAAAGCCTCAGCAGCATCGGTCTTGTGCTGTTCATGTTCCTGGTCGGCCTGGAACTGGACATGGGACAGATCCGCAAGATGTACCACAAGGCCATCAGCATTTCTCTGGGAGGCATTCTGTTTCCCCTCTTGCTGGGGGTTGGGGCAGGGGCACTTCTTCTGAATTCTGCTGATTTTTTCCCACCCACCCAGGACCCTCTGGTCAGTGTGGCCTTTCTGGGGGTGGCCATGTCCGTGACCGCTTTCCCGGTGCTGGCCCGCATTCTTTCGGAGTTCCGCATGACCCGCTCCCGCATCGGGTCCCTGGCCCTTGCAAGTGCTGCCATTGACGACCTGCTGGCCTGGATGCTTCTTGCAG is drawn from Deinococcus cellulosilyticus NBRC 106333 = KACC 11606 and contains these coding sequences:
- the gap gene encoding type I glyceraldehyde-3-phosphate dehydrogenase, encoding MKVGINGFGRIGRLVFRILVERGIEVVAINDLTDNKTLATLLKYDSTAGRFKGTVEYDEESLTVNGKKIAALAVRNPAELPWKDLGVDLVIESTGIFTSRDKAGLHIEAGAKKVLITAPAKGEDISIVLGVNEQDYDPANHNIISNASCTTNSLGAPMKLIDEAFGIEKAIMTTVHSYTNDQRVLDLPHSDLRRARAAGVNIIPTSTGAAKAVSQVYPNLKGKFDGTSLRVPTPTGSISDVVVILKKEVTVAEVNAVFKAAAEGSHKGIISYTEDPIVLTDIQGDPHSAIIDGGLTMAMGNLVKFFSWYDNEWGYSNRIADLVELIQNKA
- a CDS encoding FHA domain-containing protein, translating into MASSSCPRSVASEGTLRYLAQRRTQKTPVGPGCQTPSLEGVMNPDFLALGLGGTNMLAMLWAVAMGRRSVGVEMRGDPFLGVHWNIREDLYHQLGLIDQMMLERYGESRIPRKDDGTLISLADCFYHPSTRAGDIVADEVIDGYDRDQHIVGTIHHVEYIDDRWKDGMPSRVITELQPPIPPMTPDPAKIRSDMQEVLDGPSTFQASAASIQLLLRRYLEKLEELDLKMGLFPRVRLFTHHRVVQAAGDGFIPQADGRMQVRIEEITEMDFKGKMVRLRTPGSETIDLGVPELFSIAQGFHSSDGERLGFVQQDVMVDHGDGRGPVVAQADFIAGLIEILVDGRLRRRIASEFDKDGNEYWVRQIAVGHENDPEVGWVLVQVPDYMTFCPIEAGLVPEGTCKNSPEYFSAYQILLYDFYIEQSALILEVEPHELRRIQMVYGPKLFSLIERMGEDARIAPNGVIAGDSFGNGHFLTSAGAMTGMIGHSYRFLEYWQRRAEGKCVESSIRLLADRIKSDTEAWLGVSAKEFSEAIPINFGAERGAQIAAASGIDPHKHAHSIAAGRRQRHSLLPLDPSDWRRLFLRNGRVVSASLPPLSPEHPALREWEKAMNMDPMMSSMLEPALGD
- the tpiA gene encoding triose-phosphate isomerase, yielding MTKPQTFLALNWKMNKTPSESVQWAEELLDKLGDLNIKLAIMAPSVSLAGLSGVLGDAQVGLGAQDISQHESGAYTGEVSAAMLKDLGVQYAVIGHSERREYHFESDAVVAAKAVQAIKNGIVPIVCVGEKLPEREKGEHVSYTLNQLRGSLAGVELKSADDLVIAYEPVWAIGTGKTATAQDAEELCAAIRGVLKELYPQFADQIVVQYGGSVKPDNISEICSQPNVNGALVGGASLQVAGVVGMVEALK
- a CDS encoding GGDEF domain-containing protein: MQNPSETTIRFAQACIDLQGNSIREVLAAMEAALSALFPGSQFRRDEETLLPVGWLSPVEFRGYISVPPSPLSYRVRLENPLNETEKTLLDAFLNQFERAVKLVAFQEELDRQARRDWLTGLPHRFQLYRQLDAYGRLLSSYHVGLLEVSRMSPEETSHQAFNDLLVLQVVRILSQRTLHVYRLEAERFVFILDHQQKEELIHHLAELPELKARLSWADTREGSPERIVDALISRMQMA
- a CDS encoding phosphoglycerate kinase, translated to MKLEDLNVQGKRVLVRVDYNVPIKEGVVQDETRVEASIPTLKHLLDQGASLVLSSHLGRPKNGPDPKYSLEPIAPVVEKYLGVPVKFIAGSPDSDETLAAVQQLQPGEVALIENVRFAAGEEKNNAELSAKFAKLADAFVLDAFGSAHRAHSSVSGVAELIPSAAGFLLQKEVDALGNLLGEPERPYVVIIGGAKVSDKLLVIENLLPKVDRILIGGGMAYTFVKAQGGKIGKSIHEDDFLDKANELLKAYGDKIVLPTDTLAGDAFSNDANVEVFDVFNIPDEWEGMDIGPASIEAFTTALQGAKTVFWNGPMGVFEFSKFANGTNAIAAAVAGLQGAYTLVGGGDSVSAINKSGQADRISHISTGGGASLELLEGKKLPGVEAVK